One region of Corvus moneduloides isolate bCorMon1 chromosome 1, bCorMon1.pri, whole genome shotgun sequence genomic DNA includes:
- the FKBP14 gene encoding peptidyl-prolyl cis-trans isomerase FKBP14 — MALLLCSALLCAALGCAGAALIPPAADVKVEVLHKPFLCHRKTKWGDMMLVHYEGFLERDGSMFHSTHKHNNGQPMWFTLGIREALKGWDRGLKDMCVGEKRKLTIPPALAYGKEGKGKIPPESTLIFNIDLLEIRNGPRSHESFQEMDLNDDWKLSKQEVKIYLKKEFEKHGAVVNDTQHDALVEDIFDKEDEDSDGFISAREFTYKHDEL; from the exons ATGgcgctgctgctgtgctccgCCCTGCTGTGCGCGGCGCTGGGCTGCGCGGGCGCGGCGCTGATCCCCCCCGCGGCCGACGTGAAGGTGGAGGTGCTGCACAAGCCGTTCCTCTGCCACAGGAAGACCAAGTGGGGGGACATGATGCTGGTTCACTACGAGGGCTTCTTGGAGAGGGACGGCTCCATGTTTCACTCGAC tcacAAGCATAACAATGGTCAACCTATGTGGTTTACACTTGGCATAAGGGAAGCTCTCAAAGGCTGGGACAGAGGTTTGAAGGACATGTGTGTGGGAGAGAAGCGGAAGCTAACTATTCCACCAGCCCTTGCTtatggaaaagaagggaaag GAAAAATTCCACCTGAGAGCACACTGATTTTCAACATTGACCTTCTAGAAATTAGAAATGGACCAAGGTCTCATGAGTCATTCCAAGAGATGGATCTTAATGATGACTGGAAACTATCCAAGCAAGAG GTGAAAATTTACTTGaagaaagaatttgaaaagCATGGAGCAGTGGTAAATGACACCCAGCATGATGCTTTGGTTGAAGACATATTTGATAAAGAAGATGAAGACAGTGATGGGTTTATATCTGCAAGGGAATTTACATACAAGCATGATGAACTGTAG